A stretch of the Acidobacteriota bacterium genome encodes the following:
- a CDS encoding SpoIID/LytB domain-containing protein: MNRRHFLVTLFGLAASTRAPGAVPVRRILRLRTGRVEEIPLEDYVAAVLPPEIGGRAPAAALEAQAVAARSYAVARAERHAEGGADLCDGTHCQVYTGLGAATPASRAAAEATAGLVLAQGSRVIAAPFHAVCGGRTARPRDVWDDEETPDLEPVDDDACLSAPGAVWTFSLARRDLPPLAATVGFPEGRLFEIYGHDSSRRVSMVRFAAPGGASRIVRGFEFRKAASGLWGWASVRSTDFEVEESRAAYLLRGRGTGHGAGLCQAGAIARAKRGETRDAILALYYRGASVIRLDSRA; the protein is encoded by the coding sequence GTGAACCGGCGGCACTTCCTCGTGACGCTCTTCGGCCTGGCCGCGTCCACGCGCGCGCCCGGCGCTGTGCCCGTGCGGCGCATCCTCCGCCTGAGGACGGGCCGCGTCGAAGAGATCCCGCTCGAGGACTACGTCGCGGCGGTGCTTCCGCCCGAGATCGGCGGGCGCGCGCCGGCGGCGGCTCTCGAAGCGCAGGCCGTCGCGGCGCGTTCTTACGCGGTCGCGCGGGCCGAGCGCCACGCCGAGGGCGGAGCCGACCTGTGCGACGGGACACACTGTCAGGTCTACACGGGCCTCGGAGCCGCGACGCCGGCGTCGCGCGCGGCCGCGGAGGCCACGGCCGGTCTCGTCCTCGCGCAGGGGAGCCGCGTGATCGCGGCGCCGTTCCACGCGGTGTGCGGCGGGCGCACGGCGCGCCCTCGCGACGTGTGGGACGACGAGGAGACGCCGGATCTCGAGCCGGTCGACGACGACGCGTGCCTCTCGGCGCCGGGAGCCGTCTGGACGTTTTCGCTGGCGCGCCGGGACCTGCCGCCGCTCGCTGCGACCGTAGGGTTTCCGGAAGGACGGCTTTTCGAGATCTACGGGCACGACTCGAGCCGGCGCGTCTCGATGGTGCGCTTCGCCGCGCCGGGAGGCGCCTCGAGGATCGTGCGCGGGTTCGAATTCCGGAAGGCGGCGTCCGGCCTCTGGGGATGGGCGTCCGTGCGGTCGACGGACTTCGAGGTGGAGGAGTCCCGCGCGGCGTATCTCCTCCGCGGCCGTGGCACGGGCCACGGCGCGGGCCTCTGCCAGGCGGGCGCGATCGCGCGCGCCAAGCGTGGGGAAACGCGCGACGCGATCCTCGCGCTCTACTACCGCGGGGCATCCGTCATCCGGCTAGACTCGCGGGCGTGA